One region of Phragmites australis chromosome 18, lpPhrAust1.1, whole genome shotgun sequence genomic DNA includes:
- the LOC133898436 gene encoding pectinesterase-like, which yields MASTSLIRAISQLLLVFFVLLILLTNAHTLTPSPLRPAPTPPTAEAEATGISPGLVSTMRETLDVIRNVASIISSFPIGGILGGGDLRLSSAVADCLDLLDLSSDELSWSMSTTSSSASHPSSAGAGGRLGTGDARSDLRSWLSGALGNQDTCKEGLDETGSVLGSLIATGLEAVTSLLTDGLGQIAAGDAATFSASSRVSLSDRRGLAEAGTPRWLRTRERRLLQMPVGPGGLPVDAVVAKDGSGNFTTVNAAVEAAPAESAARYVIYVKKGVYKETVDVKKKKWNLMLVGDGMGVTVISGHRNYADGYTTYRSATISVNGKGFIARDLTFENTAGPAKHQAVALRCDSDLSVFYRCAFEGYQDTLYAHSLRQFYSDCRVTGTVDFVFGNAAAVFQNCTLLARLPLPDQKNSVTAQGRLDANMTTGFAFQFCKVSAHDDLLRAQQGGAGNQTAAAPTQTYLGRPWKQYSRVVFMQSYIGAVVRPEGWLAWDGEFALDTLYYGEYMNTGPGAGIRARVKWPGFHVMTSPAEASNFTVAQFIEGNMWLPPTGVKYTVGLTS from the exons ATGGCGTCGACGTCTCTGATCAGAGCCATATCCCAGCTCCTCCTCGTGTTCTTCGTACTACTCATCCTCCTTACCAATGCGCACACCCTGACACCGTCGCCGCTGCGGCCGGCGCCCACGCCTCCGACGGCGGAGGCTGAGGCGACAGGCATTTCGCCCGGGCTCGTCTCCACGATGCGCGAGACGCTGGACGTGATCAGGAACGTGGCATCCATCATCTCGTCCTTCCCCATCGGCGGCATCCTTGGCGGCGGCGACCTCCGCCTCTCGTCCGCCGTCGCCGACTGCCTCGACCTCCTCGACCTGTCCTCCGACGAGCTGTCGTGGTCCATGTCCACCACCTCATCGTCGGCCTCCCACCCGTCCAGCGCAGGGGCAGGCGGCCGCCTTGGCACCGGCGACGCCCGCTCCGACCTCCGGTCGTGGCTGAGCGGCGCGCTCGGGAACCAGGACACCTGCAAGGAGGGCCTCGACGAGACAGGCTCCGTGCTCGGGTCGCTCATCGCCACGGGGCTCGAGGCCGTCACTTCTCTCCTCACCGACGGCCTCGGCCAGATCGCGGCCGGTGACGCCGCCACGTTCTCTGCGTCGTCCCGCGTCAGCTTGAGCGACCGGCGCGGACTCGCCGAGGCTGGGACCCCGCGCTGGCTGCGCACAAGGGAGCGGCGGCTGCTGCAGATGCCGGTGGGGCCCGGGGGGCTGCCGGTGGATGCCGTGGTGGCGAAGGACGGGAGCGGCAACTTCACTACGGTGAACGCGGCCGtggaggcggcgccggcggagagCGCGGCCCGGTACGTGATCTACGTGAAGAAGGGCGTGTACAAGGAGACAGTGGACGtcaagaagaagaagtggaACCTGATGCTGGTCGGCGACGGCATGGGCGTGACGGTCATCTCCGGCCACCGGAACTACGCCGACGGCTACACGACGTACCGCAGCGCCACCATCT CCGTGAACGGCAAGGGCTTCATCGCGCGGGACCTGACGTTCGAGAACACGGCGGGGCCGGCGAAGCACCAGGCGGTGGCGCTGCGGTGCGACTCGGACCTCTCCGTCTTCTACCGCTGCGCCTTCGAGGGGTACCAGGACACGCTCTACGCGCACTCCCTCCGCCAGTTCTACAGCGACTGCCGCGTCACCGGCACCGTCGACTTCGTCTTCGGTAACGCCGCCGCCGTCTTCCAGAACTGCACCCTCCTCGCGCGCCTCCCGCTGCCCGACCAGAAGAACTCCGTCACCGCGCAGGGCCGGCTCGACGCCAACATGACCACCGGCTTCGCATTCCAGTTCTGCAAAGTCTCCGCCCACGACGACCTCCTCCGCGCGCAGCAGGGTGGCGCCGGCAACCAGACCGCCGCGGCGCCAACGCAGACCTACCTCGGCCGGCCCTGGAAGCAATACTCCCGGGTAGTGTTCATGCAGTCGTACATCGGCGCGGTGGTGCGCCCCGAGGGGTGGCTCGCGTGGGACGGCGAGTTCGCGCTCGACACACTCTACTACGGGGAGTACATGAACACCGGGCCCGGCGCCGGCATCCGCGCGCGGGTGAAGTGGCCGGGGTTCCACGTGATGACCAGCCCCGCGGAGGCCAGCAACTTCACCGTGGCGCAGTTCATCGAAGGCAACATGTGGTTGCCGCCCACCGGCGTCAAGTACACGGTCGGACTCACGTCTTGA